The following proteins are co-located in the Candidatus Avedoeria danica genome:
- the corA gene encoding magnesium/cobalt transporter CorA, with product MRRLYVSHNGEFEDNPDIAGIATDLRDLTRTTWLDIRRDPNAEDIAILREVFGFHPLALEDALHVRHPAKVDIFGRNMSLIDGDAGAKSTDLDDDGTPKLCGDHYFLIVYTAHWDAERRRTSLQPLSIFVGRNYIVTLHRGVLADIEDTVRRWRAPDGPLGDTTGALLHALLDTVIDDYFPVLDRIADQLQRLEDAIFEDFDEGLIREIFRLKKDSLRIRRALAPMRDILNTLLRRDVPVFDSADLVYFRDVYEHVIRHIESVDIDRDLLTGVLDSFLSMQSNRLNQVVKVLTVGSIVLMSVTLIAGIYGMNFEHMPELRWTYGYAWALGLMVAIAIGLVALFRRMKWL from the coding sequence ATGCGCCGCCTGTACGTGAGCCACAACGGCGAGTTCGAGGACAACCCGGACATTGCCGGGATCGCAACCGACCTGCGCGACCTGACGCGGACGACGTGGCTCGACATCCGCCGCGATCCGAATGCCGAGGACATCGCGATCCTCCGCGAGGTCTTCGGCTTCCACCCGCTGGCCCTCGAGGACGCGCTGCACGTGCGGCACCCGGCCAAGGTCGACATCTTCGGCCGCAACATGTCGTTGATCGACGGTGACGCCGGCGCGAAGAGTACCGACCTCGACGACGACGGGACGCCGAAACTGTGCGGCGATCACTACTTCCTCATCGTCTACACCGCCCACTGGGATGCCGAGCGCCGGCGCACGTCGCTGCAGCCGCTGTCGATCTTCGTCGGCCGGAACTACATCGTCACTCTGCACCGCGGCGTCCTCGCGGACATCGAGGACACCGTGCGGCGCTGGCGCGCGCCCGACGGGCCGCTCGGCGACACGACCGGAGCGCTCCTCCACGCCCTCCTCGATACCGTCATCGACGACTACTTCCCGGTCCTCGACCGGATCGCTGACCAGCTGCAACGGCTGGAGGACGCGATCTTCGAGGATTTCGACGAGGGTCTGATCCGCGAGATCTTCCGCCTCAAGAAGGACTCGCTGCGCATCCGCCGTGCTCTGGCGCCGATGCGCGACATCCTCAACACGCTGCTCCGGCGCGACGTGCCTGTCTTCGACAGCGCCGACCTGGTCTACTTCCGCGACGTCTACGAGCACGTCATCCGCCACATCGAGTCCGTCGACATCGACCGCGATCTGCTCACGGGCGTGCTGGACAGCTTCCTGTCGATGCAATCGAACCGGCTCAACCAGGTCGTCAAGGTGTTGACGGTCGGGTCGATCGTCCTCATGAGCGTGACGCTCATCGCCGGGATCTACGGCATGAACTTCGAACACATGCCCGAGCTGCGTTGGACGTACGGCTACGCATGGGCGCTCGGCCTGATGGTGGCCATCGCGATCGGGTTGGTGGCGCTGTTCCGGCGGATGAAGTGGCTGTAA
- a CDS encoding VWA domain-containing protein, translating into MHVLSGSAAPRAWDRDGRLVASRLGIATARIMGGTAVAVAVVSSCLSGGPGRAAPLAPIQRFAAECLDEHPFFVTSLLLGPGAESSAALIAFRWSQSGGERYTLARQEDMGAVYGLAVDDARNQVYAGAFVKRGAPLGPGGPGAIYRLDLATDIVIRWATVPSAGADPHDRPHFYPDVAAGNAVGRVGLGDLDLDPVDGYLFAVNLADRRIYRYLLGDRAVLDGTFANGAASLSWAADARPFGLKVRGNDVFHGVVDVGGTSDPTGQGRPMAHVFRSSDVGTRMGAVLSMPLDYDRGWARVAVPARWQRWRSGHDTLDPDRIDAIWPQPILSDIEFSDGGDMILGFRDRFGDQTLHPPAHPIPTPELPGLPAGDIVRARPDAAGWAATPAPEFFTGDAGPGFVSNHLGEIVFGGLARPVVRDWTVSSAMVPLSAASGGAVWHDNATGEGLARLELYDGRGARTFSEDNGLGDVERLCGRLSEPPPPPPRTPFPTSTPRPTVTPSATRTPTSSPTPTTTPSSTATATVTPSSTPTQTATSSPSPTATRTATPSPTSTATASRTATPSPSPTPAIFAIYLPLTNRSQCAKEQRFADIVLVLDRSTSMQRTIGAGTQTKDEAAFAAARAFLGRLTLTGDRRRRGDQVAIVGFNRTGWIEQALTVDRGAALGGLDRLAAKSGEGTRIDLAFTFGQRALQSASRRSTNTPVVIVLTDGLPNGVPTPIPSGRQEDTVLAAARAAAARGTTLFTIGLGRSSDIDAVLLAAAAGDARRFFAAPSTDDLGRIYAAIATVITTCR; encoded by the coding sequence GTGCACGTCCTGTCAGGCAGCGCAGCACCGCGCGCCTGGGACAGGGACGGGCGCCTCGTGGCATCAAGGCTCGGCATCGCGACCGCGCGCATCATGGGCGGCACGGCAGTCGCCGTGGCCGTTGTGTCGTCGTGCCTGTCGGGCGGGCCCGGACGCGCCGCCCCGCTGGCACCCATCCAACGCTTCGCCGCCGAGTGCCTCGACGAGCACCCGTTCTTCGTCACGTCGCTCCTCCTCGGCCCCGGTGCCGAATCGTCCGCCGCGCTGATCGCCTTCCGGTGGTCGCAGTCCGGCGGCGAACGGTACACGCTGGCGCGCCAGGAGGACATGGGCGCCGTCTACGGCCTGGCCGTGGACGACGCGCGCAACCAGGTGTATGCGGGCGCCTTCGTCAAGCGCGGCGCGCCGCTCGGGCCGGGCGGGCCGGGGGCGATCTATCGGCTTGATCTGGCGACCGACATCGTGATCCGCTGGGCGACGGTGCCGAGCGCGGGCGCCGATCCGCACGATCGACCGCACTTCTACCCCGACGTGGCGGCCGGCAACGCCGTCGGCCGCGTCGGCCTCGGCGACCTCGACCTCGACCCCGTCGACGGCTACCTCTTCGCGGTGAACCTGGCGGACCGGCGGATCTACCGCTACCTCCTCGGCGACCGCGCCGTCCTCGACGGCACGTTCGCCAACGGCGCCGCGTCGCTCTCCTGGGCCGCCGACGCGCGGCCGTTCGGCCTCAAGGTGCGCGGCAACGACGTCTTCCACGGCGTCGTCGACGTCGGCGGGACGAGCGACCCGACGGGGCAGGGGCGGCCGATGGCCCACGTCTTTCGGTCGAGCGATGTCGGCACACGGATGGGCGCCGTGCTGTCGATGCCGCTGGACTACGACCGCGGCTGGGCGCGCGTGGCGGTGCCGGCGCGTTGGCAGCGATGGCGGAGCGGCCACGACACGCTCGATCCCGACCGCATCGACGCGATCTGGCCGCAGCCGATCCTCAGCGACATCGAGTTCAGCGACGGCGGCGACATGATCCTCGGCTTCCGCGACCGCTTCGGCGACCAGACCCTCCACCCGCCGGCCCATCCCATCCCGACGCCCGAGCTGCCGGGCCTGCCCGCCGGCGACATCGTCCGTGCCCGTCCCGACGCCGCCGGTTGGGCGGCGACGCCGGCCCCCGAGTTCTTCACCGGCGACGCCGGCCCCGGCTTCGTCTCCAACCACCTCGGCGAGATCGTCTTCGGCGGCCTGGCGCGGCCGGTCGTGCGCGACTGGACGGTCTCGAGCGCGATGGTGCCGCTGTCGGCCGCATCCGGCGGCGCCGTCTGGCACGACAACGCGACGGGCGAGGGCCTCGCCCGCCTCGAACTGTACGACGGCCGCGGCGCGCGCACGTTCAGCGAGGACAACGGCCTCGGCGACGTCGAGCGCCTGTGCGGCCGCCTGTCGGAGCCGCCGCCTCCCCCACCGCGCACGCCGTTCCCGACGTCGACGCCGCGACCGACGGTCACGCCGTCCGCGACGCGCACGCCGACATCGTCGCCCACGCCGACGACCACCCCGTCGTCGACCGCGACGGCGACCGTCACGCCGTCGAGCACCCCGACGCAGACCGCGACGTCTTCGCCGAGTCCGACCGCGACGCGCACCGCAACCCCGTCGCCGACATCCACCGCGACTGCATCGCGCACCGCGACGCCCTCGCCCAGCCCAACGCCGGCGATCTTCGCGATCTACCTGCCGCTCACGAACCGCAGCCAGTGCGCCAAGGAGCAGCGCTTCGCCGACATCGTCCTCGTCCTCGACCGCTCGACGTCCATGCAGCGGACGATCGGCGCGGGCACACAGACGAAGGACGAAGCGGCCTTCGCGGCGGCGCGCGCGTTCCTCGGCCGCCTGACGCTGACCGGCGATCGCCGCCGGCGGGGCGACCAAGTGGCGATCGTCGGGTTCAACCGCACGGGCTGGATCGAGCAGGCATTGACCGTCGACCGCGGCGCGGCGCTGGGCGGCCTCGACCGCCTGGCGGCCAAGTCGGGCGAGGGGACGCGCATCGATCTGGCGTTCACCTTCGGGCAGCGGGCACTCCAGAGCGCGTCGCGCCGCAGCACGAACACGCCCGTCGTCATCGTCCTCACGGACGGCCTCCCGAACGGCGTCCCGACGCCCATCCCGTCCGGCCGCCAGGAGGACACGGTCCTGGCCGCCGCCCGCGCCGCCGCCGCCCGCGGCACGACGCTCTTCACGATCGGCCTCGGCCGGTCGAGCGACATCGATGCCGTGTTGCTCGCGGCTGCGGCCGGCGATGCCAGGCGCTTCTTCGCCGCACCGTCGACGGACGACCTCGGTCGGATCTACGCCGCGATCGCGACGGTGATCACGACGTGCCGATGA